Part of the Plasmodium malariae genome assembly, chromosome: 9 genome is shown below.
GAGAACATGCTAAATGAGttaaaaagcaaaatgcAAAATTTGTCGAACAACTTATTGAGCAAAGTGGACAGCATGGAAAAATCGCTAGATGATCTTGAAAACATCATGATTGACttttcaaataaaagaaatagttGAGTAGCTGtattataagtataaaaatatgtacatgtacagtTGAGTATATACACGTAGGTGTACATCATCCACATGTAAGCAAaggtttgtttgtttgttttttttttaatttgtaggTTTGCTAAAAATGCTTTCTCTGTCTATCTCTCTCTGTCTGTCACtcattctttcttttttttttttttttttttaagaaaaaactGTATGAAAAAAGGATATTATTGCCATAGTTTTGTTAAACTACAACAATGCCACAATACATAACACACAGCacagcttttttttttttttttttttaagaaaaaactGTATGAAAAAAGGATATTATTGCCATAGTTTTGTTAAACTACAACAATGCCACAATACATAACACACAGCacagcttttttttttttttttttttttttgtcgttTCACTTTGTAAGgcgcgaaaaaaaaaaatatatatacatatataatatattacagtGTTTATTTACTGTTCTTAAATTTCATCCTCATCATGTACTATGCATTTTAGCATTTAgcaatttattaatatgaacacgaatgttaaaaaaaaaaaaaaagaaaaaagaaaatgcgCAAAATGTCCAAAAATTGTGAGTAATAATTCGTAGGGAAgcaatattttgtattacaAAAATGGAGCAAGTCCGTTCAGTTTAGTGGTACAGCCAGTCTCGAATGCTCATATACTTTATTGagtctttatattttattttattgtatggTATTTGTTTTGCCATATTGTGTACTATTTCGCTTATTATTCtacttattttttcgttcattatttaattttacttaaatatttcacTTATCTGTGTTTATCTTTTTGCTAGCATTTTTGCATTTCTCGTTCATTTCCAGTGtgtaatatttctttatctCTTACATTGTTTCttgctttatttatttatttatttattttattattattttttttttttttttccccctttttttcttttttttcttttttccctttttttctttttccctttttttcctttttaagtatattattttacggcattttattttccttccatttgccttttttttgtttttttatttttgacaaattaaagcataaaatattaagtatatttagcaaaaaaaaaaaaaaaaaaaaaaaattaaaaaaaaaaagctctcttaattttataaacaataaaacaTTGAGAATAGtgtgttttaaaatatattgcaaTTGCAATGTTTGATAGAAACAAAATTTCATACAATTCGTGAGTATAATCCGTCCATTTGCTCTTTTCTTAGCTTTTTCCCGTAagtgtaaaaataatgttttatcattttttttattttttattttatattttttattttgttttattatttttttttccttttttgtttcGAGGACATTACACTTTTATGTGTATTTAATATCCGCTATATGTTATATGCTGTTCGTTTTTAATTGTACAAACAAAGAACAAATGATAacaaataggaaaaaaaaggaaagcgGAAAAGGCTATTTGAAAGGATAATAAATAAGACAAAAGAAAGACAGTTTTTGCTCACAACTTATGGagattttttgttttttttttttttttttttttttttttttgcattgtAATTAATGCGTAATTCGAAagtcttttcttttttttattcttattttttcatatttttactttttttttttttttttttgattgattttgttttttgttaaatattaatattttatgctttattttttaatcatCATATGTGAATGTGTTTCACCCATTGCACCGTCTTTTTCTACATCTTTTCACTCCTTATCTCTACTGGCGTTTCAGTCATTTCGTGCTACTGTTATTTGTTTTGTTCCTACCTCATATTCAcgccccttttttttttttgtgttaatTATGAATAAACGAATATTCGCTTTTAGAGATGATACAAAGTCAAAAGAAGCCGAAGAATTTGTGCGCACGAATGGGTTTACATTACCACTACAAATATTTCAATTaatgtctttttttatttttataattatagttgcattaattattatcatttctGCATTTAATACTGATACCatatttctccttttttatattttttttggtgttctaattattataattattgctTTATCGTATACTGTAACAACAATAAACCCAGTAGACCCCTTATCATTTAagtatattcataataaagTTAATGAAGAAGACCTTAAGGATTTATGTGAATGTGATATATGTGGTTTTGTTGAACCACAAAGTAAACATTGTAAGGTTTGTAACAAATGCGTTTCTGTTTTTGATCATCATTGCATGTGGGTTAACAATTGTATAGGGAAAAAAAACTACAagtaagtaaaaaaaaaaaaaaaaaaaaaaaaaaaaaatcaggCGTTTACCTAGCACGCCAGTTTTGGGTACCCTCTTTGGATAGCTACCACATATGTATGCGCGTGAATATACACGTTTATATGCACGTTTATATACACGCATGTGCACCTGATTGGGCAACCAAATAAAACTTTATGCTAAACAATTTTAGATATTTCGTAGGTCTCTTGACAGTACTAACAATTTTCAACTGCTTCGTCTTTCTgttttgcattattttttttgttatctcCCTGAAACATGATCTCATAAAGGAAAGATGGAAACACGTAATGATAGAAAAATagatgaaattatttttcttaaaagtaTTTCTCGACGAGCATTTGTACAGTTTTGCATCTATATTGTTGTTCCGTTATACTGTTGTCTTATTTTATCGCTTATCTATATTGTCTTTTTGTTGATTTATCGGTTTGCTGTTTTACGTTctgttgttttattttttttattttatttatttttttttttttttttcccccctcCCTCTTCTCACCAGTTCTACGGAGGTTACGATGATGCTCTGTTTTACATTCTGCTATGTTCCCTTTTTGTTCTGAATGGAACAGTATTCGTGTTAGTAATTCAACTTTTTGgattacacatttttttgatttcaaaaaaaatgactACCTATGAGTACATTGTCAAGCGATCTCATGTAAGAGAGAAAAAAGGAAGGCAAGGacgtgtatacatacatatataggcACACacgcacatacatatatgtgtacatatatgcatacatactaGCATACATGCATGCGTGTGTGCATCAAAATCCCCCTTCCACATGAACATGTTTTCATGCACATGCGCACATAAAGCGATTTCATATCAATCCACACGCATACACATTCTCACAAGGTACACGTAAGACGTTCATGTAATTTCCTTTTCAGTCTGAGGAAGAACAAAAGATAGGAATTAAAACCTTTTTTGAATGGTTGATCATTGACAAAAAGTACGTTCTTttattgaataaaaaaaatatatttcatttagaTGAAGtagcaatatttttattttttatattcacatAAATACTATCCGAAATTAACCATATTAAccccaattttttttttttttttttaaaactccCCCATGCAGGCGTTTGAAGAAGTCAGACAGCGATAATCAGGTATAAAAAGTACAAATTATGCTTGTTTTGGTTTTtgcttttgtttttgtttttgtttttgtttttgcttttgcttttgttttgcttttgtttttgcttttgtttttgcttttgcttttgtttttgcttttgcttttgcttttgtttttcttcttttttatctgCACCTCTagaccatatatatataccaaaCGTAAAATGCGTAAAATGCGTAAAATACGAATTAACTTTTTACAGGATTTAGAAAACCAGGAAATTGAAAGAGTTAAGTCTATAAAAGATTAATAGagaaaattaaacaaatgaaaaggaGAGGTTCACACGACGACACGTACGTATAAaagtacatgtacataaacatatatacatgcatacatatgccTTTGTGTGTGTATGCGCGCAACGCATAATGCACTCCCTGATTTCAAAACCGCACATGGACATATTGAAGGGGGAAAGGAGGAGggatacaaaaaaaaaaaaaaaaaaaaaaaagatgaaggATACACTCATGCTAATAGAAAcataataattgtatatgtgtatatgtactcATTCTATTTCTTTTGATATTTTGCACCACTTCACTTTCCGCGTTGTGCTTCATCACCCCCGCAATTGCTTAACCAATTTTCGAGGAATCACTTAAGGCTCTGCAGCTGCAAATCATCTGCCTGCTTTATAAGATTGATTCCATCTTCTTTATCTCGAATTTTTGATTCAATAAAAGAGAGTCTCTTCGTTAAGTTATCCAATGCCGTTTCCATTGTATCATTTTTTGTAGTTATAACttcattttgtaattttaattttttgttttcttctaTTAACTTTAAATACGCATCATTTGAATTAGAATTAGCAGCATTACAATTCGCGTTAGAATTAGAAGAGCCATCTAATTCTTTCaagtttttaatttcatgTTTTAGTTTATCTGTGTATTCCTTATACAATTTcgtttgttcatttatttgcGCTTGCAGGGATCTTATAatgttaacattttttacatttagttctctttctttttctgttACCTCCATTAAATTCTTATTAATGTTTTCAAGATTAAGCATTTTATCCATTAACTTCTTCtgttcttcattttttaaatacgaATTTTCGTTCGACAGTTCCACATTTTTACTTTGCAAATTTGATATTTCGTTTTTCATCTCGGTAAGGTTGTCACTTAGTCGTACAGTCTTGCCACTCAATTCATCATATTTGCTGTTCAACTCGTCATTCTTACTGCTCAACTCGTCATTCTTACTGCTCAACTCGTCATTCTTACTGCTCAGCTCTACATTTTTGCTACTTAACTCCTCGTTCCTTCTGCTAAGTTCACTGTTCATGCTGCTAAGATGCTGAAGCCTTTCCTCCTTTGCTTCTTTCTCCCTATGAAGATTTTCCACCATTTCGctgtttttacattttaaatcgttgcattcatttattaactgttcataattattcTGCATCTGCTGTAACTTATCCTCATAACTATTTGTTAATTGCAGTATTCTTTGCTCATTTTCTAGTACTGTGGAACTAACTTGTCTTTCAagattttcttttatttttttattgtcttCTTCTagatgttcataattttttaataaattattcttttcattatcaaataattcttttttttttttaaattcttcatttaattcttctattttctttttcatcatttgtTCTGTTTGACTTTCGATCATCTTTATCATTTCTTCATACTCATTTATTTTCtgtatattttcttcatatttattagtcaactctttattattagtatttGCCTTTTCTAACAAATCgttatattcctttttcttcatttcaTATTCTTTACTTATTTGTTCATACTGTTTAATGTAATTATCAACTTTCAATTCGGATTCCTTTTTAATTCGATTTATCTCATCTTGTAGTAAATCTGCAAATTGTTCTCTAATCTCTtctgtttcttttttattatctcgtatcattttttctagctccttttctaattttgttttttcctccTTCATATGgttcatattttcattaaatgtatattcattattttttaagttctCTTCTAAATCTTTATTcctattcataatattttctttttcttcatttaatatgGATAAATTTAATTCTAAGTCATTCTTCTGACTACATAATAACTCCTTTTCTTGTATCATCTTCTCAACTTTATCATTTAACGTTTgtatttctttattcttttctaATTCGAAGAATTCTTTTACTTCTTTCCTTTGTTTCTGTAATATTTCTTCTAGCTCCTCTCTTTGCTTTGTCAATTTATCTTCATACATAGTTactaatttttccttttcatttaatacaTCCTGTACTTTC
Proteins encoded:
- the DHHC3 gene encoding palmitoyltransferase DHHC3, putative; protein product: MNKRIFAFRDDTKSKEAEEFVRTNGFTLPLQIFQLMSFFIFIIIVALIIIISAFNTDTIFLLFYIFFGVLIIIIIALSYTVTTINPVDPLSFKYIHNKVNEEDLKDLCECDICGFVEPQSKHCKVCNKCVSVFDHHCMWVNNCIGKKNYKYFVGLLTVLTIFNCFVFLFCIIFFVISLKHDLIKERWKHFYGGYDDALFYILLCSLFVLNGTVFVLVIQLFGLHIFLISKKMTTYEYIVKRSHSEEEQKIGIKTFFEWLIIDKKRLKKSDSDNQDLENQEIERVKSIKD